One window from the genome of Allorhizobium ampelinum S4 encodes:
- a CDS encoding type II toxin-antitoxin system VapC family toxin gives MLFVDASVAVAILAGEDDAGELMHRLEQHDGPFYVSAVVRMEASLSLTRRMAEATGRDRPATPDMLATARRMVDQFFADLEAKEAMISGDVGTKALDAAQQFGKIVNHPAKLNMGDCFTYACARAYRTKIAYKGNDFAETDLGW, from the coding sequence ATGCTATTCGTTGACGCTTCCGTGGCCGTCGCAATCCTAGCCGGCGAAGACGACGCCGGCGAGCTGATGCACAGGCTTGAACAGCATGACGGCCCCTTTTACGTGTCGGCCGTGGTTCGCATGGAAGCCTCGCTTTCGCTGACGCGGCGCATGGCCGAAGCGACAGGCCGCGACCGGCCTGCGACCCCTGACATGCTCGCTACGGCGCGAAGGATGGTCGATCAGTTCTTCGCGGACCTTGAAGCCAAGGAAGCCATGATCTCGGGAGACGTGGGGACCAAGGCGCTGGACGCTGCACAGCAGTTCGGAAAGATCGTCAATCACCCGGCAAAACTGAATATGGGCGATTGCTTCACCTATGCCTGCGCCAGAGCCTACCGCACGAAGATCGCTTACAAGGGCAACGACTTTGCCGAAACCGATCTCGGTTGGTGA
- a CDS encoding RcgA family putative transporter has product MEKNGKFFIAPPKDGRDFKELFKDLAAAGAGRPLDSDGFPSGPWTPELLAEAISQIDSNHVGVDLRTVQLWFQENDKGVSAANIRWLARVFGCDDPLATSEWQMELIAAQSRLAAKRRGSRKPGNRPNPIPDLPLAETESVEIVYAAQAYAQTQKPRFSLGRTSEAVFTRGSPLNLPASVFAGASGLGFLAYIMGIHSAIYTRADGIVKQVGFLWAPNWTFLFMVLLPVFFVLVTELLVYWKNNGRMVLAGHGDRLQSGRDWEHHLKAYSYSYWAVFVICIPFAGIFQWIAVDLMPLLKGKGDYAISWGTLALIRPEVISVPMSIVFTGLAYLYMCLCFYLLFAGLILLHAILHDLWTIEGVTQLHPDEFQREAGAIALGVMRGIFRCTTVGILVAICMKLQSAYLASNGKDIVTWLLNDSSVVIDGYANGRNGFHYRMPTHFSSLLVAISSCVGFVIGSVRFARRFHMPLWRMSVVVALLFATYMLIDAFDGFSILLGIATLLATYALFDPEFGRWRADEIESDQRVS; this is encoded by the coding sequence TTGGAGAAGAACGGAAAGTTTTTCATCGCGCCCCCTAAGGATGGGCGGGATTTTAAGGAACTGTTCAAGGACCTTGCCGCTGCGGGGGCTGGACGTCCGCTGGACAGCGACGGCTTTCCATCGGGTCCATGGACGCCGGAGCTTCTGGCCGAAGCGATTTCGCAGATAGATTCCAATCATGTTGGCGTCGATTTGCGAACGGTACAGCTCTGGTTTCAGGAGAACGACAAGGGTGTGAGCGCGGCCAACATTCGCTGGCTTGCGAGGGTTTTCGGATGCGATGACCCGTTAGCGACGAGTGAATGGCAAATGGAGCTCATCGCGGCTCAGTCCCGGTTGGCCGCAAAGAGGCGAGGTTCGAGAAAGCCGGGAAACCGCCCCAATCCGATTCCGGATCTTCCGCTTGCCGAGACCGAGTCCGTTGAGATCGTCTATGCGGCGCAAGCCTATGCGCAGACCCAAAAGCCGCGCTTCAGTCTTGGCCGAACGTCGGAGGCGGTCTTCACACGCGGCTCGCCCCTGAATCTGCCCGCTTCGGTCTTCGCAGGCGCGTCGGGCCTCGGATTTCTGGCCTATATCATGGGCATTCACAGCGCGATCTACACCCGAGCCGATGGCATTGTTAAGCAGGTCGGGTTCCTTTGGGCACCCAACTGGACCTTTTTGTTTATGGTCCTCCTGCCCGTGTTTTTCGTGCTGGTGACGGAGCTTCTGGTTTACTGGAAAAACAATGGCCGGATGGTGCTGGCGGGCCATGGCGACAGACTCCAGAGCGGCCGCGATTGGGAACATCACCTGAAGGCCTATTCCTACTCCTATTGGGCCGTTTTCGTCATCTGCATTCCCTTCGCGGGTATCTTCCAGTGGATTGCGGTGGATCTGATGCCGCTGCTGAAAGGAAAAGGCGACTATGCGATAAGTTGGGGAACGTTGGCGCTCATTCGGCCGGAGGTGATCTCGGTGCCAATGTCGATCGTCTTCACAGGCCTTGCCTATCTCTACATGTGCCTGTGCTTCTATCTGCTGTTTGCGGGCCTTATTCTCCTCCATGCGATCCTCCATGACCTCTGGACGATTGAGGGTGTCACACAGTTGCATCCGGATGAGTTTCAGCGGGAAGCCGGGGCGATAGCCCTGGGAGTGATGCGGGGGATATTCCGGTGCACCACGGTTGGTATTTTGGTCGCCATCTGCATGAAGCTTCAAAGCGCCTACCTCGCCTCGAACGGCAAGGACATCGTGACGTGGCTCTTGAACGATAGCTCGGTTGTCATTGACGGCTATGCCAATGGCCGCAATGGCTTCCACTACAGAATGCCAACGCATTTCAGCAGTCTATTGGTGGCGATTTCGTCCTGTGTAGGCTTCGTGATCGGGTCCGTTCGGTTTGCAAGACGCTTCCACATGCCGCTATGGCGTATGTCGGTGGTCGTCGCGTTGCTCTTTGCAACCTACATGCTGATCGATGCCTTTGACGGTTTCTCGATCCTCCTTGGTATCGCAACCCTGCTCGCGACATACGCCCTTTTCGATCCGGAGTTCGGGCGGTGGCGCGCAGACGAGATAGAAAGCGATCAACGTGTTTCATAG
- a CDS encoding alpha/beta fold hydrolase — protein sequence MFHSWLDGWDERRAQRGDEAKKTTPFVIDADRAFPGAQSTASLEEFCLLAGKAASDPGFFERPSGSVEGFERKDGWLKFPSDIATDVDENNTVWAKITESASCKKALVIFHHWNADARNAQIATLFSRRGITVIEIAMPYHFERSRPGSLYADYILSANLGRTLQSMRQAVCDGRKVIGWLKSEGYREISVLGMSLGSWVAGLITAHEPAVSKASLFLTAGSLADMVWTGRATRSIHDSLAPHIELDDLRRAWGPLNLENYAQNLARPDLRLHIVLAKRDTVVLPGLSSRFMQKLKNVGASPHILELNCGHYSLGIPPYILRAGTSLNSFLSR from the coding sequence GTGTTTCATAGCTGGCTTGATGGTTGGGACGAGCGGCGCGCGCAGCGTGGTGACGAGGCCAAGAAGACAACGCCTTTCGTGATCGACGCCGATCGCGCCTTTCCCGGTGCGCAGAGTACCGCGTCTCTGGAAGAATTTTGTCTGCTTGCCGGCAAAGCCGCTTCCGATCCGGGTTTCTTCGAGCGACCGAGCGGGAGCGTTGAAGGATTTGAAAGAAAGGACGGATGGCTCAAGTTCCCGTCCGATATCGCGACGGACGTTGACGAGAACAATACCGTCTGGGCCAAAATCACGGAAAGCGCGTCATGCAAAAAGGCACTGGTGATTTTCCACCACTGGAATGCCGACGCCCGGAATGCCCAGATTGCGACATTGTTTTCGAGGCGCGGCATCACCGTGATCGAGATCGCGATGCCCTATCATTTCGAACGCAGCCGTCCCGGCTCGCTGTATGCCGACTACATCCTCAGTGCCAATCTCGGGCGAACGCTCCAGTCCATGAGGCAAGCGGTTTGCGATGGCCGGAAAGTCATTGGCTGGCTGAAAAGCGAAGGCTATCGCGAGATTTCGGTTCTCGGCATGAGCCTGGGCTCTTGGGTCGCAGGATTGATCACGGCGCACGAGCCCGCCGTGTCGAAAGCCTCGCTGTTTCTGACAGCCGGTAGCCTCGCTGACATGGTTTGGACAGGGCGCGCAACACGATCCATACACGACAGCCTTGCGCCCCATATCGAGCTGGACGACCTCAGACGTGCGTGGGGACCGCTCAACCTCGAGAACTACGCGCAAAATTTGGCGCGACCCGATTTAAGGCTTCACATTGTCCTTGCGAAACGAGACACGGTCGTTTTGCCCGGTCTATCGTCCCGATTTATGCAGAAGCTCAAGAATGTCGGCGCTTCGCCTCACATCCTCGAACTGAACTGCGGGCATTATTCGCTTGGTATTCCGCCTTACATCCTGCGAGCTGGCACGAGCTTGAACAGCTTCCTGTCGCGCTGA
- a CDS encoding ParB/RepB/Spo0J family partition protein: MTKIVSIPLSKLDTDPKNVRKTYKAEGVESLAASILANGVVQNIVVRKAPKGRYFVTAGGRRRAALLLLIERGQISADYAVNAIVKTADEATELSLTENVQREEMHPADQYVAFQAMVNEGKAIADIAARFGVTEIIVRRRLALAKVSPVLLDLFRNDEMTFEQLTAFTVCDDHERQEQVWESLDRWSRDVSRIKSALMTDEIAGTDKRITFLGGLDVYEQAGGAVRRDLFDAQGGGFALDVILVEKLVSEKLAAVAEPFLSQGWKFVETYMQRPDWIFGVPRVYPKQIELSPDEQSERLRLCAEHDELVELMDRDEGEESHSERINAISARLDELDSMQEVFSDEDKAKSGVVVSLDYYGRPDIAVGIRKPGDDEQSEQVETEDDDNGSEASEKVEEIGPPKIVHSAVLVEDLTAQKTAALRVELANNPDVALVSVVHAMLLDLVYPGTYGRSRGMTALQIAVTHERLQGSMKRPDASRATEEWDRIAENFGYHLPGEPEDLWEHLLDKPQSELLGLLAYAAAHTLNAVETKHSFRKDACAHADQIGRTLKVEMTDWFETTAESYFSSLNRAGIQAAVAEVKGADFASRVASMKKAEAAAFAETAIKGSNWLPSPVRIAPDQKAENEQTEPRSEDEQPFPIAAE; this comes from the coding sequence ATGACCAAGATCGTCAGCATTCCGCTTAGCAAGCTTGATACAGACCCGAAAAACGTCCGCAAAACCTACAAGGCCGAGGGCGTCGAAAGCCTCGCAGCTTCCATTCTCGCCAATGGCGTGGTTCAGAACATCGTCGTGCGAAAGGCTCCCAAGGGCCGCTATTTTGTTACGGCGGGAGGGCGTCGGCGTGCTGCCCTGTTGCTGCTTATCGAGCGCGGCCAGATTTCAGCCGATTATGCCGTGAACGCAATCGTAAAGACCGCCGACGAGGCGACAGAGCTTAGCCTGACCGAGAACGTGCAGCGGGAGGAAATGCACCCTGCCGACCAGTATGTCGCGTTTCAGGCCATGGTCAACGAAGGTAAGGCAATCGCGGATATTGCTGCACGGTTCGGTGTGACTGAAATCATCGTTCGCCGCCGTTTGGCCTTAGCGAAGGTCTCGCCGGTCTTGCTGGACCTGTTTCGCAACGACGAAATGACGTTTGAGCAGCTGACCGCCTTCACGGTCTGCGATGATCATGAGCGTCAGGAACAGGTCTGGGAGTCTCTCGATCGATGGAGCCGCGATGTGTCGCGGATCAAGTCGGCACTGATGACAGACGAAATTGCCGGAACCGACAAGCGTATCACGTTCCTCGGCGGCCTCGATGTCTATGAACAGGCAGGAGGCGCGGTGCGCCGCGACCTGTTCGACGCGCAGGGCGGCGGGTTCGCGCTCGACGTAATTCTGGTTGAAAAGCTGGTCAGCGAGAAGCTGGCAGCGGTGGCCGAGCCGTTTTTGTCGCAAGGCTGGAAATTTGTCGAAACATACATGCAGCGGCCCGACTGGATTTTCGGCGTCCCTCGCGTCTATCCGAAACAGATCGAGCTTTCCCCTGATGAACAATCGGAACGTTTGCGCCTGTGCGCCGAGCACGATGAACTCGTAGAGCTCATGGACCGTGACGAGGGCGAGGAAAGCCATTCCGAGCGCATCAATGCCATCAGCGCACGACTGGATGAACTGGACTCGATGCAGGAAGTCTTTTCCGACGAGGACAAGGCAAAAAGCGGGGTGGTCGTTTCCTTGGATTACTACGGGAGGCCAGATATTGCCGTTGGCATCCGCAAACCGGGTGATGACGAACAGAGCGAGCAAGTGGAAACGGAGGATGACGACAACGGGTCCGAGGCTTCCGAAAAGGTTGAGGAAATCGGCCCGCCGAAGATCGTCCATTCTGCTGTGCTGGTCGAAGACCTGACAGCGCAGAAGACCGCAGCGCTGCGTGTCGAACTTGCCAACAATCCCGATGTTGCTCTGGTCAGCGTCGTTCACGCCATGCTGCTCGATCTTGTTTATCCCGGCACCTATGGCCGTTCGCGAGGGATGACCGCGTTGCAGATCGCCGTGACGCATGAGCGTCTGCAAGGTTCGATGAAAAGACCGGATGCAAGTCGGGCGACCGAGGAATGGGACCGGATTGCCGAGAACTTCGGCTATCATCTCCCCGGCGAGCCGGAAGACCTATGGGAGCATCTCCTCGATAAGCCGCAGTCGGAGCTTCTGGGACTGCTGGCGTATGCCGCAGCGCACACCCTTAACGCTGTCGAGACGAAACATAGCTTCCGCAAGGACGCATGCGCCCACGCCGACCAGATCGGGCGCACCCTAAAGGTAGAAATGACCGACTGGTTCGAGACGACAGCCGAAAGCTATTTTTCGAGCCTGAACCGCGCAGGCATTCAGGCGGCGGTGGCAGAAGTGAAAGGGGCTGATTTCGCATCGCGTGTCGCAAGTATGAAGAAGGCCGAGGCGGCGGCCTTTGCCGAAACCGCAATCAAAGGGTCCAACTGGCTTCCGTCGCCGGTGCGGATCGCGCCTGATCAGAAGGCCGAGAACGAACAGACTGAACCCCGTTCAGAAGATGAGCAACCTTTCCCGATAGCAGCGGAATAG
- a CDS encoding IS3 family transposase (programmed frameshift): MTSKTTNKFSPEVRARAVRMVTEHEAEHPSRWAAVSSIAAKIGCSAHTLHEWVKKAEVDSGKRAGLPSDVAEKMKALERENRELRQANEILRKASAYFCPGGARPPTEAMISFIDEHRSVLGVEPICRLLPIAPSTYYEVVAKRTDVGRLSARERNDIAMKVEIRRVFNENFQVYGVRKVWRQLQREGFDIARCTVARLMRMMGLQGIIRGKPIKTTVSDKSAPCPLDRVNRHFKAPAPNMLWLSDFTYVATWQGFVYVAFVIDAFARRIVGWRASRTAHAGFVLDALDQALHDRRPVKRGGLVHHSDRGSQYVSIRYSERLAEAGIDPSVGSVGDSYDNALAETINGLYKAEVIHRRGPWRNFEAVEFATLEWVDWFNHRRLLEPIGNIPPAEAEERYYAILDAPAMAA, encoded by the exons ATGACAAGCAAGACGACGAATAAATTCTCTCCTGAAGTTCGTGCCCGCGCCGTTCGGATGGTGACGGAGCATGAAGCCGAACATCCCTCCCGCTGGGCGGCGGTATCATCGATAGCGGCCAAGATCGGTTGCTCGGCGCATACCCTCCATGAATGGGTGAAGAAGGCCGAGGTCGACAGCGGCAAGCGTGCAGGTTTGCCGAGTGACGTGGCGGAGAAGATGAAGGCTCTGGAGCGGGAGAACCGCGAGCTTCGTCAGGCGAATGAGATTTTACGCAAAGCCTCGGCGTATT TTTGCCCAGGCGGAGCTCGACCGCCCACTGAAGCGATGATTTCCTTCATTGACGAACACCGCTCGGTGCTCGGGGTCGAGCCGATCTGCAGGCTGCTGCCGATTGCCCCGTCCACCTATTATGAGGTCGTCGCCAAGCGCACGGACGTGGGTCGCCTATCGGCCCGCGAACGGAATGATATTGCCATGAAAGTCGAGATACGCCGGGTGTTCAACGAGAACTTCCAGGTCTATGGCGTGCGGAAAGTGTGGCGACAGTTGCAGCGAGAAGGCTTCGATATTGCTCGCTGCACCGTCGCAAGGCTCATGAGAATGATGGGTCTTCAAGGCATCATTCGTGGCAAGCCCATCAAAACCACCGTATCGGACAAGTCTGCCCCGTGTCCGCTCGACCGCGTCAACCGCCACTTCAAGGCTCCCGCGCCGAACATGCTCTGGCTTTCCGATTTCACCTATGTCGCGACCTGGCAGGGCTTCGTCTACGTGGCCTTTGTAATCGATGCCTTCGCCCGCCGTATCGTTGGCTGGCGGGCCAGTCGAACAGCGCACGCGGGATTCGTCCTCGATGCTCTCGACCAGGCACTCCATGATCGGCGGCCCGTCAAACGTGGCGGGCTGGTTCATCATTCCGACCGCGGCTCGCAATACGTGTCCATTCGCTATTCCGAACGACTGGCCGAGGCGGGCATCGACCCGTCTGTCGGAAGCGTTGGCGATAGTTACGACAATGCTCTCGCCGAAACGATCAACGGTCTTTACAAGGCCGAGGTCATCCATCGGCGAGGACCATGGCGCAACTTCGAAGCTGTGGAGTTCGCCACGCTCGAATGGGTCGACTGGTTCAACCACCGTCGCCTTCTGGAGCCCATCGGGAATATCCCGCCAGCCGAGGCCGAAGAACGATACTACGCCATACTGGACGCGCCAGCCATGGCCGCATAA